The following DNA comes from Candidatus Poribacteria bacterium.
CGAATATGGCGAGAGTGTGATGCCGAAATATGAGGTGCCTGAAGGACATACAAACGACAGTTATCTTAAGGAATTATGCTATCAAGGGTTACGCGAAAAGTATGGTGAACTTTCCGAGGCAATTCGGAAGCGACTTGATTACGAACTCGATATTATTAGCAAAACCCGCTACTCCGGCTACTTCCTCATTGTCTGGGATTATGTTAAATACGCACACAAACAGGGCTATCCGCTCTCCGCACGCGGTTCTGCTGCAAGCAGTTTGGTACTGTATGCCCTCGATGTGATTACCTTCAACCCGATGGACTACGACTGTCTCTTTGAGCGGTTCCTGAACCTCGAACGCATCAGCCCGCCCGATATCGACATTGATTTCGCTGATCGCGCCCGTGAGCATGTTATTGACTATCTCGTCCAAAAATACGGTGCAGATTCTGTCGGTAAAGTCGCCACCTTTGCGACACTGGGCGCGAAAGCCGCTATCAAGGATGTCGGACGCGCCCTCGAAACACCGCTCGAAGATGTTGTTCGGTTAACCGAACTCATTCCGTCTACACCCGGTATAACACTTGATGAAGTCTTGGACCAGGTGCCTGATTTTCAGAAACTCGCTGACCGTCCTGAATACCGAGAATTGATGGATCTCAGTAAATCCGTTGAAGGCATTAAACGGCACGTTTCTTGCCATGCCTCCGCAATCGTTGTCTCAAACGGGCCCCTCACTAACTATGTCCCACTGTTCAAGGATAAACATGACCAAGTTGCCTCACAGTTTGAAGGTAAAACCGTTGAAGGTGTCGGTATCGTCAAATTCGACTCCCTCGGTTTACGCAGCCTGACTGAGACCTACGACTGTCTACAGATGGTCAAGGCGAATCACGGTAAGGATATCAAGTTAGAAGAGATACCCTTTGATGATGAAAAAACCTACTCGCTCATCAGTGAAGGCCTCATCGCCGGTTTATTCCAGTTAGAGGGCTCCTCCGGCATGTATCGAGTCGTCATGCAACTCAAGCCCGATAACTTTGAGGAGTTCTCGGCAATTCCCGCACTCTATCGTCCGGGACCCATAGAAAGCGGGATGATGCAACAGTTCATAGATAGAAAGAACGGGTTACAAAAAGTAGAATATCTGCATCCAACGCTTGAAAACGCGCTCGAAAACACCTACGGTGTGTGTATCTATCAGGAGCAGGTGATGCAAATTGCGCGCGATATGGCAGGCTTTACGCTCGGTGAGGCGGACATCCTCCGCTCTGCAATGGGAAAGAAGGACGAAGCACTCCTCAAAGCGCAACGCGAGAAATTTATTCAAGGCGCCACCGAAAAAGGAATCGCTGCCGAAGAAGCAGAAGAGGTGTACGATTTACTTGAACCTTTCGGCGGTTACGCTTTCAATAAGTCGCATACCGTTGCTTACTCAATGTTAGCCTATCACATGGCATATCTGAAAACACACTATCCCCACGAATTCATGGCGGCAATGATGACGGGTGAGGCTGCTCATTCAGCGAAAGTTACCCGTTACCGCGCCGAATGTAAGAAACTGGCTGACTTCTTGGATGTAGAAATCAATCTACTCCCACCGGATGTCAATAGCAGCAGGAGAGAATTCACTGTAGATGGCAACGATGTCTGTTTCGGGCTTGTTGCCCTGAAAGGTGTTGGTGATGCCGCTATAGACTCCATCGTGGAAACACGGGAGGAAAGTGGTTCCTTTGCCTCGCTACAGGATTTCTGCGAACGTGTGGATACTAAACAGGTCAATAAACGCGCTGTCGAAAGCCTGATTATGAGCGGTGCATTTGATTCGCTTGAAGGCCATCGGGCGCAATACCTCGCGAGTTTAGAGAATATCATGAAAGCCGCGCAGAACGCGCAAGCCGAACGTGATCGCGGACAGATGAGCCTTTTTGGGGACGGAGAGGAAGCACCGACAGCAACCGTAGCACTC
Coding sequences within:
- the dnaE gene encoding DNA polymerase III subunit alpha produces the protein MATEFVHLHNHSEYSMLDGACRIEDMVKWAVENSAPAVALTDHGNMFGAWELYDKATKAGVNPIVGCEVYVAPGDRKKRGKEQGGPYHLTLLAEDATGYQNLLKLVSIGYTEGFYSKPRIDMDILREHHYGIIALTGCIQGQVPQLLCSSRREEGIQNFKTLMEIMGERNLYVEVQNHYIDKELEAYPIMVELAKEFGLPLVGTNDCHYLRKSDHGMHDVLLCIQMKKTVNEQQRMRFDNHFYFKSVDEMREVLKDYPPEVISNTLEIANRCNLELEYGESVMPKYEVPEGHTNDSYLKELCYQGLREKYGELSEAIRKRLDYELDIISKTRYSGYFLIVWDYVKYAHKQGYPLSARGSAASSLVLYALDVITFNPMDYDCLFERFLNLERISPPDIDIDFADRAREHVIDYLVQKYGADSVGKVATFATLGAKAAIKDVGRALETPLEDVVRLTELIPSTPGITLDEVLDQVPDFQKLADRPEYRELMDLSKSVEGIKRHVSCHASAIVVSNGPLTNYVPLFKDKHDQVASQFEGKTVEGVGIVKFDSLGLRSLTETYDCLQMVKANHGKDIKLEEIPFDDEKTYSLISEGLIAGLFQLEGSSGMYRVVMQLKPDNFEEFSAIPALYRPGPIESGMMQQFIDRKNGLQKVEYLHPTLENALENTYGVCIYQEQVMQIARDMAGFTLGEADILRSAMGKKDEALLKAQREKFIQGATEKGIAAEEAEEVYDLLEPFGGYAFNKSHTVAYSMLAYHMAYLKTHYPHEFMAAMMTGEAAHSAKVTRYRAECKKLADFLDVEINLLPPDVNSSRREFTVDGNDVCFGLVALKGVGDAAIDSIVETREESGSFASLQDFCERVDTKQVNKRAVESLIMSGAFDSLEGHRAQYLASLENIMKAAQNAQAERDRGQMSLFGDGEEAPTATVALVAAPELDPLERLMREKEQLGFYVSGHPLEEYGDIIENYTSTSTQNLAENRIDSEVDVAGMLTEVNNHTTKKGEAMAVIELEDLEGAVKVVVFPDAYKNAVELVEGKVVWIRGTVKLDNRNRNSDSDEDTHKEALQIQANKILDIESVAEQQTSALEVIIPEADLENTEKLEALQEIARANRGDHDLILRLMSTRYGEVIARCAQKYNIAYKPQIIEQVEGLFGENCIKPSNRTIRGKKSRTSQMDFV